The Chitinophaga niabensis genomic interval GCGCGGGAACTGAACCTTTCAAAATCTACTGTTTCCAGGGCGCTCACGGGGCATCCCAGTGTGAATGCTGCAACACGGCAGGCGGTGTTGGAGTTTGCGGAGAAAATGGATTACCAGCGGAATATGCTGGCCATTAGTCTTATCACCAAAAAAACGAACACCATCGGCATTATTGTGCCGGAGTTCCATAGTTCTTATTTTCCCAAAGCTATCATTGGTGCGCAGGAAGTAGCAAGCAAAGCAGGATACAATACGGTGATCTGTCAATCCAACGAAACATACGAAACGGAAGTGGCGAATACGAAAGTGATGCTGGCCAACCAGGTGGACGGCATCCTGGTGTCCATCACCAAGGAAACGAGGAACTTCGATCACCTGAAGATCTTTCAGCGCAAGGGCATCCCCATTGTATTCTTTAACAGGGTATGTGATGAAATGGATGTGCCGAAGGTGATCGTGGATGATTATGATGGCGCTTTCCGTGCAGTGAGTCACCTGATAGAAAGAGGGCGTAAACGTATTGCTCACCTGGCGGGGCCCTCTTCCCTGAAGATCAGTGAAAAAAGACTGAACGGGTATACGGCGGCGTTACGCAAGAACAATATCGAATTTGATGAAGAGCTGGTGATCTCGTACGACCTGAATGTAGATAAAGTAAAGATCTATGTGAATCACCTGCTGAATATGGATAATCCGCCTGACGCCATTTTTGCGGTGAATGATCCTACGGCCATTGAAGCTATCCAGGTGATCAGGAAGAGAGGGCTGAATGTGCCCAAGGATATTGCGGTAGTGGGTTTCAGTAATGATTTTGCATCCGGACTGATAGAACCTGCCTTAACCACTGTTTCCCAACCTGTGAAAGAGATCGGGCAAACAGCGGCGCAGTTATTAATTGATCAGATCAACCGGGATGTAGCGGATTGGAAAACCATTATCCGGGTATTGAAAACAGAGTTGATCGTAAGGCGGTCCAGTTAAACTTGTTATATTTATTGTATAATCCTTTAAAAATTAACCCATATGCAATTATCTCTATACCGAAGGCTTGTTGGCCTGGTTCTCCTGTTGTTTATTTCTTTGAGTGATGCCCTGGGGCAGACTACTTTTCAGGGGATGGTGCAGATCTTCGGGAATGAAGAGGGAGCCGCTCTTGTAACTTCCAAACAATGGACCCCTATTACCAAAACGCTCTATACTTATATTCGGGATTTGTTTCCCGCGCCAGTTGTAT includes:
- a CDS encoding LacI family DNA-binding transcriptional regulator; translation: MKRHQVTIIDIARELNLSKSTVSRALTGHPSVNAATRQAVLEFAEKMDYQRNMLAISLITKKTNTIGIIVPEFHSSYFPKAIIGAQEVASKAGYNTVICQSNETYETEVANTKVMLANQVDGILVSITKETRNFDHLKIFQRKGIPIVFFNRVCDEMDVPKVIVDDYDGAFRAVSHLIERGRKRIAHLAGPSSLKISEKRLNGYTAALRKNNIEFDEELVISYDLNVDKVKIYVNHLLNMDNPPDAIFAVNDPTAIEAIQVIRKRGLNVPKDIAVVGFSNDFASGLIEPALTTVSQPVKEIGQTAAQLLIDQINRDVADWKTIIRVLKTELIVRRSS